In Candidatus Bipolaricaulota bacterium, the following proteins share a genomic window:
- a CDS encoding Replication factor C small subunit: LIEYGLSGEDIIKGMHNALFDLPIPEKMKAVIVEKIGEAEFRMVEGSNERIQIEALLANIAVLGRK; the protein is encoded by the coding sequence GCTTATAGAATACGGGCTTTCGGGCGAGGATATAATAAAGGGTATGCACAACGCGCTTTTTGATTTGCCAATTCCCGAAAAAATGAAGGCAGTCATAGTGGAAAAAATCGGGGAGGCAGAATTCCGCATGGTTGAGGGTAGCAACGAGCGCATACAGATAGAGGCGCTGCTTGCAAATATTGCCGTCTTGGGGAGAAAGTAA